A genomic region of Psychrobacter sp. M13 contains the following coding sequences:
- a CDS encoding DUF1289 domain-containing protein, whose amino-acid sequence MTQQIELFDIANPCVSVCTSNKKGYCFGCLRSRTERQLWLSMTNEQRREVLRLIAGRKQRIEQMRQLKGQQLGFDFEEVVEVRELF is encoded by the coding sequence ATGACCCAACAAATCGAACTATTTGATATTGCAAATCCTTGTGTTAGCGTCTGCACGAGCAATAAAAAGGGCTATTGCTTTGGCTGCTTGCGTAGTCGTACCGAGCGTCAGCTATGGCTAAGCATGACTAATGAGCAGCGTCGTGAGGTGCTAAGACTAATAGCAGGCCGCAAACAGCGTATTGAGCAAATGCGACAGCTTAAAGGGCAGCAGTTGGGATTTGATTTTGAGGAAGTGGTTGAAGTTAGGGAGTTGTTTTAG